A region of Saccharomyces kudriavzevii IFO 1802 strain IFO1802 genome assembly, chromosome: 14 DNA encodes the following proteins:
- the MAN2 gene encoding putative mannitol dehydrogenase: protein MAKQNEANTASLNAKTLKSFQSALPIPTYNREGVKQGIVHLGVGAFHRSHLAVFMHRLMQDHNLKDWSICGVGLMKADAAMRDAMKAQDCLYTVVERGIKDANAYVVGSITAYMYAPDDPRAVIEKMASPDTHIVSLTVTENGYYHSEATNSLMADAPEIVNDLNHPEKPDTLYGYLYEALLLRYKKGLTPFTIMSCDNMPQNGVTVKTMLVAFAKLKKDEKFAAWIEDKVTSPNSMVDRVTPRCTDKERKYVADTWGIKDQCPVVAEPFIQWVLEDNFSDGRPPWELVGVQVVKDVDSYELMKLRLLNGGHSAMGYLGYLAGYTYIHEVVNDPTINKYIRVLMHEEVIPLLPKVPGVDFEEYTASVLERFSNPAIQDTVARICLMGSGKMPKYVLPSIYEQLRKPNGKYKLLAVCVAGWFRYLTGVDMDGKPFEIEDPMAPILKAAAVKGGRDPHELLNIEVLFSPEIRENKAFVAQLTHSLETVYDKGPLAAVNEILDQV from the coding sequence atggcaaaacAAAACGAAGCAAATACTGCCAGCTTGAATGCTAAAACTCTCAAGAGTTTTCAATCTGCCTTACCAATACCTACTTACAACAGAGAAGGTGTTAAGCAAGGGATCGTTCATCTAGGGGTCGGTGCATTCCACCGTTCCCATTTGGCCGTTTTCATGCATCGTTTGATGCAGGACCACAACTTGAAAGACTGGTCCATCTGCGGTGTTGGTTTGATGAAGGCAGATGCCGCTATGCGCGATGCCATGAAGGCGCAAGATTGCCTGTACACTGTCGTGGAGCGCGGTATCAAAGACGCCAATGCCTACGTTGTCGGGTCCATTACTGCCTATATGTACGCACCCGATGATCCAAGGGCTGTTATTGAGAAGATGGCCAGTCCAGACACACACATTGTATCTCTGACCGTCACCGAAAACGGTTACTACCACAGTGAGGCAACAAACTCTTTGATGGCTGATGCTCCCGAGATTGTCAACGATCTGAATCACCCAGAGAAGCCGGACACTCTCTACGGGTACCTGTACGAGGCTCTATTACTGCGTTACAAAAAAGGCCTCACTCCCTTCACCATCATGTCGTGCGATAACATGCCCCAGAACGGTGTCACAGTCAAGACTATGCTTGTTGCGTTTGCCAAGTTaaagaaggatgaaaaattcgcTGCTTGGATTGAAGACAAGGTCACTTCTCCCAACAGCATGGTTGATCGTGTGACACCACGCTGTACCGACAAGGAGCGTAAGTACGTCGCTGACACATGGGGTATTAAGGACCAATGTCCGGTTGTTGCCGAGCCTTTCATCCAATGGGTTCTTGAAGACAACTTCTCTGACGGTCGTCCTCCTTGGGAACTTGTTGGCGTCCAGGTTGTCAAGGACGTGGACTCCTATGAATTGATGAAGCTGCGTCTGCTTAACGGTGGGCACTCCGCTATGGGATACTTGGGATACTTGGCAGGCTACACCTATATACATGAGGTTGTCAACGACCCAACTATCAACAAGTATATCCGTGTTCTAATGCATGAGGAAGTTATCCCATTGTTACCCAAAGTGCCAGGCGTCGATTTTGAAGAGTACACTGCGTCTGTGTTGGAAAGATTCTCTAACCCAGCAATTCAGGACACCGTTGCCCGTATCTGTTTGATGGGCTCAGGTAAGATGCCTAAGTACGTTTTACCCTCCATCTACGAGCAGCTGCGTAAACCAAATGGCAAGTACAAGCTGTTGGCCGTGTGTGTTGCTGGTTGGTTCCGTTATCTGACTGGTGTTGACATGGACGGAAAACCATTTGAAATTGAGGACCCTATGGCCCCAATTTTGAAGGCAGCTGCCGTTAAGGGCGGTAGAGATCCCCACGAATTGCTGAACATCGAAGTCCTTTTCAGTCCTGAGATTCGTGAAAACAAAGCCTTTGTTGCGCAGTTAACCCACTCGCTCGAAACAGTCTATGATAAAGGGCCACTTGCCGCTGTTAATGAAATTCTAGATCAAGTGTGA